A window of Sorex araneus isolate mSorAra2 chromosome 3, mSorAra2.pri, whole genome shotgun sequence genomic DNA:
ACTTGATTCGCGTTCTTACAAAAACAGGAATTTCTTAAAATTGATACAGCATGCTTGGTTTTGTTTATGtagttttggagctacacccagccATGTGCTCCAGTCactcactcctgactttgtgcacaGGGGTCTGTGGTCGTGCGGGGGGTTTGATCTGGGCTTTCTCTGTAATGTCTCTCTGGCACCAGGCTTTGGTGTTTGATCTAAGTATATATCAGTGATTAAGACAGACAAAAATCCTTCTGCTTTTGAAATTTAGTCTGTAGTTAACAGAGAGAGGTACGAGTAGTAAGgacaaggctagagagatagttcaaggtgCTGGAACAAGAATTTTATATACAGGAGTCCAGAGTTAActtccagaaccacatggtcccctgagttctacTCAGGAGTGACCTTCAAAGCTGTGGTTGAAATACCAaagggggaaaacaaaacaaaacaaaacaaaatgcaatttttaattgATCCCGTGACTGCATCCGGGAACTTACCATACAGATAAACTCCTGTGTACAATGAGAGTAATACAAGGTTGTTTATTGCAGAAGCGTTTATAACAGTGTATTTCAAACAGAAACTTGCAGTGTTTGTTGTGACTGGTTCATAAATTATGGCACATTCATGTAGTGAATCACTATGGagttacaaaaaagaaagaggttgGTGCTGGATTGCTGACTAAAAAGGCTAGCACACTTTTTCTGCATGTTGGAGCCTTGTGTTTGATCTCTAGCGTACCATGGTCTCCTTTCTATACCAGTACCaccctgggtgtgtcccccaaatcaaaacagttTAGAACATTAAAAACTATATTTAGGTTACTACTTATGTGTatgaaccagagtgatagcacagtggatagagcgtttgctttgcatgcggctgacctgggtttgattcctccttccctctcggggagcctggcaagctacctgtggcatatttgatatgctagaaacagtaacaagtctcataatggagacatttctagtgcctgctcgagcaaatcgatgagcagtgggatgacagtgacagtgacttatatgtatatgtctgaattttttttgttgttgttaaatgttttttcttttaaatttatataaaatatgtgttgGTATATTATTTCCTCTTTTAAGATGGAATTGTCAGCCATTTGAAGAAGCAGGCAGGACCAGCTTCAGTTCCTCTCAAGACTGAAGAAGAATTTGAGAAATTCATTGGTGACAAAGATGCTTCTGTGGTGGGtaagtaagaaatattttattatgccaCAAAATTATCTTGATCTCAGAAATTCTTTTTGAGTAACAACAAAGCAAAAGGCagtttagggggccagagagatacccAAAGAATTGGAATATATGTTTTACATGTGGGGGTGCCGTATTTACACCTCATGGTCCTACAAGCACTATTTGGTTCCCCCCTTTTAGCTGCACAACAACAGAACTCCGTTCTGGTTTAAAACAGGTTAGGAAGGTTCAAGGAAGGCAGTTTCGGAAGATTCTTTGACCTGGTTTTGTATTCTTAAAGATTCCATTTCAGTTGAAAGTGCTGAGGAGTAATAGCTTCAGCTCTTCTACATGATCTGTCCttgatgatcccctgagcttttCTATTATTCTTACATCTTGAATTTTTACTCAAACAAGAGGGTAGTTAGGATTGGGAAAAAAGGAATAGATACCGAGAAATAGTTGGGCCAAGGATCCAgccagggttggcctcatgcaaggaaagtgccctgcgctctctccctggccctcagtcACTTCCTATAGCCTGGGTTTTACTGACCATATTTTGTTAAAGTTAACTATAAACATATTAAATCATTATGTTTAAGTCATTTTTCTAGATCTTAGTTCTTaatatgagtttttttaaaaagatgttgacttcttttttgttgttgtttgcttttttgtttgtttgttttaacttaGCATCTTATTTAATCCTCGGTGGAATAGTCATTGCCTATCTTAAGTTGCCCCGATCTAGGGTCCTGTAGTGCTTGAGCAGCTCAGACATTGTACCATCTTCCCTGCTGCTATCTTAATATTTTGTCAATATTCTAGGTTATGCATGACAATGCAGTCACTTGTTTTGCTTATCTGTAATAGAATAAAtactgaaaatagaatttaaaagttttatgtcTCAACACTTTTATCTTCatcatatttgatattttttatgtaGGTTTTTTCAAGGATTTATTCAGTGAAGCACATGCTGAGTTTCTGAAAGCAGCCAGCAACTTGAGAGATAACTACCGATTTGCACACACCAATGTTGAGTCTCTGGTGAACAAGTATGATGATAATGGAgagtaagtaaaagaaaatttctcttatttcttgtGCTATTGTATAAACTGATGAGCTTTATGCCTTGTTTTTGTAAAAGGTCTGGTGAGTACTTAATAGGTATTAAACTAAGTGCTAGAAATTATTACTATCTTTCTGATATAGCTTGTAGGCAGAGataataaatagatataaaaaatatgttcagagggggctggagcgatagcacagcgggtagggcgtttgccttgcacgcggccgacccgggttcgaatcccagcatcccatatggtcccctgagcacggccaggggtgattcctgagtgcagagccaggaataacccctgtgcatctccaggtgtgacccaaaaagcaaaaaaaaaaaaaaaatatgttcagaggggctggagtgatagcacagcgggtagggcgtttgccttgcatgcggccgaaccaggttcgatttccagcatcccatatggtccccagagcacggccagggataattcctgagtgcagagcccggagtgacccctgagcatcactgggtgtgacccaaaaagcaaaaaaaaaaaaaaagtgtttagaggtcggagcaatagtatagcatgtaaggcattttacttgcatgtggttgacccgggttcgatccctgacatcccatatggtcccctgagcactgccaggagtaaatcctgagtgcagagccaggagtaattcctgagagtagctgggtgtgacccaaaaagaaacaaaaatgaacaacagtataaatatatgtatgtatatatttaagtgtaaaggggctggagagattgtagagTGGCTGgggctgttgccttgcatgtggccagcgtGAGTTCAGTCCCCGACatcctctgtggtcccctgagcactgccaggagtaatttcctgagcgcagggccaggagtaacctctgagcagtgtcaggtgtggcccccaaaacaaaacaaaacaaaaaaatgtgtagGGACTGGAATGAAagaacagcggatagggcacttgtcttgcatgcgactgacccagtttattccctggcacccgatgtggtccccaagccctgcccaagTAgcgatccctgagaacagccaggtgtaacacaaaaccaaaaacaagtatTTGTGtaagtatgtttgtgtgtgatgGGCCAAAGAGTATAGTTGGTAAGAGATTTACATTGCAAATTTGTTCCTAAGTCACAAGTTCATGTCTAGCACCAGTTTTTCAAGAACTAGTCTAACTGCATATACTATTCACTGTGTATGTACTTTTACACACATGTACCTACATGTGGACATTCAATTACATGCAACGTAGTACCTCAACTGCTGAGTTATACCGTTCTCTAACCTCTGGTATCTTTCACATACTCAGCCCAGTGCTCATGCACATTTTGGCTGTACTGTGTTCCTGAATGAGTCCTTTAggatcagaaagatagaacagtgggtaaggtgctctcCTTGCATGCATTCGACCTGAGTTTTAGCCCTGGGACCATGGtactttatatggtcccccgatccctacctggagtgatctctgagtacagaaccaggagaaaccctgggCAACAcaggaaaacaagcaaaaagtttAATTTGAGTTTTACAAAGAAGACAGGATGGGCAcaaagttatagtacagtggatagggtatttgccttgcgcatggctgacctgggttcagtcctcagcaccccatatcttgagcctcacctggagtgattgctgagtacaggaccaggtatagcccctgagcactgctgggttttgcccccaaacaaaaacataaaagatgGGACACAGTTCTGCTAtttacctgctttttttttttttttttaaggggcatTACCTTGTTTCGTCCTCCACATCTGACGAATAAGTTCGAGGACAAGTCTGTGGCGTATTCAGAACAGAAAATGACCAGTGGCAAGATTAAAAAATTTATCCAGGAAAACATGTGAGTACCTCATGTTGGAAAATTCTTTGGTTTTCTTACCTCAGTTATTAAACATAGACATATTTTAGATACCCTCATTTGAGAGAGGGACCATAATGATGATAGCTGAGTTACTAGTAAACTAGCAGTGTGTGGGCCCTAGAGCACTTGTAGTGATCCTTCTAAGTGTAGTATTCAGTACTTAACCTGATGCTTAAAAATTTCATTCCCCTGAAAGTGTTATCAGTTTGTGATAATTGTGTAATATACTTGTAAGCTTAATCAaacttaataatatattatttcattttagctTTGGTATCTGCCCTCACAtgacagaagaaaataaagatttgatACAGGGCAAGGATTTACTTATGGCTTATTATGATGTGGACTATGAAAAGAATGCTAAAGGTTCCAACTACTGGAGAAACAGGTaatgaattgtgtgtgtgtgtgtgtgtataaacaacCTTTACCCAATGAGGTGTGTGAATAGTTCTCTTTAACTGTTCTCTTACCATCTGTAGTGTGAAAATAGataagaatggggctggagatatagtatagtgggtagggcttctgccttgcatgtggccgacttgggctTGATTTCCTAGTACCCTGTATAGCCCCcaaagccccacaaggagtggatTCCTAAATACAGAGCAAAgaggaagcaagccctgagcactgcctaaggTTTgtcaaagacaaaaagaaaaggaaagaaaataaggtccagaaagatagtgtagtgcatagaacatttgccttacacatggcaatCTAGGTTTTATCCCTAActtcctatatggtctcccaagtctgccaggagtgatcccaggagtgtagagccaggagttagccctgagcaccactgggtgtgaccaagagaaaaaaatcaaaaagaatggaggggctggagcaatagcacagcgggtggggcgtttgccttgcacgcggccgacccaggttctaatcccagcatcccatatggtcccctgagcaccgccaggggtgattcctgagtgcagagccaggagtaacccctgtgcatcgccgggtgtgacccaaaaaaaaccaaaccaaaacaataaataaataaataagaataaaaagaatggaaataCTTTGCTCTAGAAAAATATCCTAAGGACAAATGAAATTAACTATATCCAAAATATACGAACTTTCTCCACAGATTTTCCTCTGCATCGTAACATAGTTTATTACTGCTTTCCAAATAtgaaaggcaaacaaaaaaaaaagggggcaatgtggagctggagagatattcaGAGGGTTGGAGTGTGTATTTTCATGTAGCACCGcatgcacatggtcccccagcactatgctgggaatagcccctggacCCTaccagtgtggtcccaaaatggaAGGAGAGGCCGTTGTGATCTAAAACATCATGCGTACTGCATATGATATACCATAAGCCCATGTCAGTGCCCAAGAACACCAGGTTGGACTGATTTTATTGAACTGCATAGACTGCGAAACAGTCTTTACGTTCTCTTTGCTTCGTTGTTTAGAAAAGTACTTTATGACCCTTGTCTGGTCTTGACATGAATGCTTTGATTTTCAGAGTGATGATGGTGGCAAAGAAATTCCTGGATGCTGGAAAGAAACTCAGCTATGCTATAGCCAGCCGCAAAGCCTTTAGCCATGAACTTTCTGATTTTGGCTTGGAAAGCACTACTGGAGAGATCCCTGTTGTTGCTATCAGAACTGCAAAAGGAGAGAAGTTTGTCATGCAGGAAGAATTCTCGTGAGTTTGGAATTATTTCTTTCCCCCATGCCTGTAGAATAGTAGGAACATTGAACTCTTTGAGGTGGATATAATTTCAGACCAATCCAATCCCCTCCCATTCCTACAAATACTTTGTTGGAAAACTCCATTGAGCTAAACTTAAATTGAGGTGCTTCAAAGGATCCTCAGGCCCCAGACATTTTAGACCTTTACCTTCTGAAACATTGGAAGATAAAGAGGAGCAAAGTTTCCTGTGAGCCGGTCAATAAAATTAGatacagtaggggctggagcaatagcgtttgccttgcacgcggcagacccgggtttgattcccagcatcccatatggtcccctgagcaccgccaggagtaattcctcagtgcagagccaggagtaacccctgtgcatcgccaggtgtgacccaaaatgcaaaaaaaaaaaaaaaaaaaattagatacagTAAGTGGCAGTATTCTCCAGAGCAAGAAAATAGGACTTGCTTCGTGTACAGAAATGAAATTTTCAGACAAATAATACTTTCTTGGTATTTCACAGAGACACACTAAAAATATGAGGTGGTTAGAATCTAAGAAATTGCTTTTAGTCTTCATGAACAAACCTGACACCTTTTTATATATAGGCGTGATGGCAAGGCTCTTGAAAGATTTCTGCAGGATTACTTTGATGGCAACCTAAAAAGATACCTGAAGTCTGAGCCCATCCCAGAGAGCAATGATGGACCTGTCAAGGTGAGGCTAATGGTCTCTTTTAGAACTGTGTTTTATTGGGTATATTTTTGGATCATACTGAACAGTGTtcaggctgctcctggcagtgcttgggggaccatggcaGGTATCTGACCCAGGAGACCTGCAGGcagggcatgtgctccagcctattgagccatctttctgaccctttcctcattttttttattccaaaaataaacGAAGGTAGGGtctaaataaaaactttcttgaggggctggagtgatagcacagcgggtatggcattttccttgcacgtggctgacccgggttcatttcccagcatcccatatggtcccctgagcactgccaggagtaacccccgtgcattgccgggtatgacccaaaaagcaaaaaaaaaaaatctttcttgacTGGTTTTGTTTATCCTCAGCTCCCTGGGTCATGAATACGCATTGCTAGAGCTCATGATGCTTAATTAGAGCTAGGTTATATTTTGGAATAGAGCAAGCTAAACTCTAAGAACAGTTTGTTTTGGGATtcaagctatagtacagcaggtagggcatttgcattgcatgtggtaaAACAGGGTTTactacctggcaccacatatgatcccatgagctctgataagagtaattcctgagtgcagaggcagaagtgtaacccctgagcattgctgggtacctTCCCCTACATCCTCCACCAAAAGCCAAAAGATATCCCAATAGCttgttttgttctgcattttAGAATGGGTGGGGATtattaggccatacctggcagttatTGGCAATtcttgtctctgtactcaagaatgATACCCTGGAGTCTCAAGAAGCCATCTGCATTgcatcaaacccaagtcagataCATGCAGGATAAATGCCTTACCCCTTATATTCTCACCCGCCCTAATAATaggtttcattttggttttgtttctttaa
This region includes:
- the PDIA3 gene encoding protein disulfide-isomerase A3, which encodes MRLRRLALFPGVALLFAAARLVAASDVLELTDDNFESRVSDTGSAGLMLVEFFAPWCGHCKRLAPEYEAAATRLKGIVPLAKVDCTANTNTCNKYGVSGYPTLKIFRDGEEAGAYDGPRTADGIVSHLKKQAGPASVPLKTEEEFEKFIGDKDASVVGFFKDLFSEAHAEFLKAASNLRDNYRFAHTNVESLVNKYDDNGEGITLFRPPHLTNKFEDKSVAYSEQKMTSGKIKKFIQENIFGICPHMTEENKDLIQGKDLLMAYYDVDYEKNAKGSNYWRNRVMMVAKKFLDAGKKLSYAIASRKAFSHELSDFGLESTTGEIPVVAIRTAKGEKFVMQEEFSRDGKALERFLQDYFDGNLKRYLKSEPIPESNDGPVKVVVAENFDEIVNNEKKDVLIEFYAPWCGHCKNLEPKYKELGEKLSKDPNIIIAKMDATANDVPSPYEVRGFPTIYFSPANKKQNPKKYEGGRELNDFISYLQREATNTPVIQEEKPKKKKKAQEDL